A single region of the Polyangiaceae bacterium genome encodes:
- a CDS encoding sulfatase-like hydrolase/transferase — MRTSRILDRAAIAIAAAAIGSFGFLIADVVRRASGREYPVIEHLAGSVGLYLLVAPVVGAVVALSTTGIGAAVRRMLSRRKKLAAWVEATVYAGAAAAFAAPTVLWTFTGQRAQKLPKWVPAAGIGGVFVAVLVAALIYSWAWRRAGRGRGAWPVVLSLVGVALGAGLATVDLTVFVALYARLHALLEAVVAVLWLAAVALVLNVWVAARPRGRRVLRVFSALATLWLIVFAALPPLRATVDHSLHHVWLEPAYVGRTFARVQTARAFASDPLHWQGAAMSRMDQLKDRYDLANTSQSPEWDKPLAEPPAFASKIAEIRGDRRDMNIVVFYVDTLRFDAASDPAIMPNAVDFGTHSLHFTSAYASGSDTMRSLPGLTSGSYEIEAEHPNDLLLVARRAKMKRAITLAQSAHEFLAKLRPSFKFDDTLTVPDYAAGRTDVWGYGADQPTAEPMVDKALDWMKSHKDERFLMWLFNFDQHNWRELNAEFVNAAAKKYGVPDEAPLNWRYRVVARSVDAQFGRMLRGLRDLGLADDTIVVFVSDHGEALGRDGFWVHSIFLWECLERVPLMIRIPGVEPKVVYDHVSLVDLAPTLARYMEDKPSMAGYHGEDLLGYLVPNRPPRRLPLLMAGASHDTLLRIGLMTPKSPYKLVLPLETAVPELYDTTEKDPDWISVADREPGVTLDMLSQLVRSPLFPRKQHDLTPADDGQSRAQAP, encoded by the coding sequence TTGCGAACGTCGCGCATTTTGGATCGGGCGGCGATTGCCATCGCCGCTGCTGCAATCGGTAGCTTCGGCTTCCTGATCGCGGACGTGGTGCGTCGCGCGTCTGGCCGCGAGTATCCGGTCATCGAGCACCTCGCCGGCTCCGTGGGGCTGTACCTCTTGGTCGCGCCGGTGGTGGGCGCCGTGGTGGCCCTCTCCACCACCGGCATCGGCGCCGCGGTGCGGCGCATGCTCTCCCGGCGGAAGAAGCTCGCTGCGTGGGTCGAAGCCACGGTGTACGCCGGAGCCGCCGCCGCCTTTGCGGCGCCCACGGTGCTGTGGACCTTCACGGGGCAGCGCGCGCAGAAGCTCCCCAAGTGGGTTCCGGCGGCGGGCATCGGCGGCGTCTTCGTCGCCGTGCTCGTGGCGGCGCTGATCTACTCCTGGGCGTGGCGCCGGGCGGGCAGGGGACGCGGCGCGTGGCCCGTGGTCTTGTCGCTCGTCGGCGTGGCGCTGGGCGCCGGTCTCGCCACGGTGGACCTGACGGTGTTCGTCGCGCTCTATGCGCGGCTGCACGCGCTGCTCGAGGCCGTGGTCGCCGTGCTCTGGCTCGCGGCGGTGGCGTTGGTGCTGAACGTGTGGGTGGCCGCTCGCCCGCGTGGGCGCCGCGTCCTGCGGGTATTCTCCGCGCTGGCCACGCTGTGGCTCATCGTGTTCGCTGCGTTGCCGCCGCTCAGGGCAACGGTGGATCACTCCCTGCACCACGTGTGGCTCGAGCCAGCCTACGTGGGGCGCACCTTTGCTCGGGTGCAGACGGCTCGCGCCTTCGCCTCGGATCCACTGCACTGGCAGGGCGCGGCGATGTCCCGAATGGACCAGCTCAAGGACCGCTACGATCTGGCCAACACCTCGCAGAGCCCGGAGTGGGACAAGCCCCTCGCGGAGCCGCCGGCCTTCGCCAGCAAGATCGCCGAGATCCGCGGGGACCGGCGCGACATGAACATCGTCGTGTTCTACGTGGACACGCTGCGCTTCGACGCCGCCAGCGACCCGGCCATCATGCCCAACGCCGTCGATTTCGGCACCCACAGCCTGCACTTCACCAGTGCCTACGCCAGCGGCTCGGACACCATGCGCTCGCTGCCCGGGCTCACCAGCGGCAGCTACGAAATCGAGGCCGAGCACCCGAACGATCTGCTGCTCGTGGCCCGGCGCGCCAAGATGAAGCGCGCCATCACGCTGGCGCAGTCCGCTCACGAGTTCTTGGCCAAGCTCCGGCCGTCCTTCAAGTTCGACGACACTCTCACGGTGCCCGACTACGCCGCCGGTCGTACCGACGTTTGGGGTTACGGCGCGGATCAGCCCACCGCCGAGCCCATGGTCGACAAGGCCCTGGACTGGATGAAGAGCCACAAGGACGAGCGCTTCTTGATGTGGCTGTTCAACTTCGATCAGCACAACTGGCGCGAGCTCAACGCGGAGTTCGTCAATGCCGCCGCCAAGAAGTACGGCGTGCCCGACGAAGCGCCGCTCAACTGGCGCTATCGGGTGGTGGCTCGCTCCGTGGACGCCCAGTTCGGACGCATGCTGCGTGGCCTGCGTGATCTCGGCCTGGCGGACGACACCATCGTGGTGTTCGTGTCGGATCACGGCGAAGCCCTGGGTCGCGACGGCTTCTGGGTGCACTCCATCTTCCTGTGGGAATGCCTCGAGCGTGTGCCGCTCATGATCCGCATTCCGGGGGTGGAGCCGAAGGTCGTCTACGATCACGTGAGCCTGGTGGATCTGGCACCCACCCTCGCGCGTTACATGGAAGACAAGCCGAGCATGGCCGGCTACCACGGCGAAGATCTCCTCGGCTACCTGGTGCCGAACCGTCCGCCCCGCCGCTTGCCGCTGCTGATGGCGGGCGCGTCCCACGACACCCTCTTGCGCATCGGTCTGATGACGCCGAAGTCGCCGTACAAGCTCGTGCTGCCGCTGGAGACGGCGGTTCCGGAGCTGTACGACACGACGGAGAAGGATCCCGACTGGATCAGCGTCGCGGATCGTGAGCCCGGCGTGACGCTGGACATGTTGAGCCAGCTCGTGCGCTCACCGCTGTTTCCGCGCAAGCAGCACGATCTGACGCCAGCGGACGACGGCCAGAGCCGTGCCCAGGCCCCCTGA